The sequence below is a genomic window from Sulfolobales archaeon.
AGCTCTTTTACTTCTATAACTGCATCTCCTTCAGGAACCTTATTATCAATAACGATATCTGCAACCTCATAGAGTTTCTTACCATATCTATTAGAAGGTTTGAGTTTTCTAGAGTACTCCACAGAAGTGATACCTATAACTCTGCAACCTCTCTCTCTAGCAAGCACCGATGCCTCGACGGGGACTGCATTCTTACCGGAGTTGGATATGACCATGAGAATATCGCCTTCTGAGAGTGGGTAGTATTTAACTAGTACATCTGCATAACCGCTGAGCTTTTCAATATCTGAGCTTTTAAGAGCTCCTCCGAAAACTCCTAGAGAAGGATCTAGTATTGGGTAGACTCTCGCCAGACCTCCAGCTCTGTGGAACATCTCAATAGCTATAAGCATTGAATGTCCTGTGCCGAGCACGTAGATCATCTTCTCTCTAATGATAGCTCTTGCAATCTCTTCTGAAGCTCTCTCGAGATTTTCTCTCTCTTCATTAAGAATCCTGTCTATCACTTCCACCAGCTTATCTCTATATTGAGAAACATAACTCCAGCTCATGCTAGCTACCTCTACCTGTATAAGTTCTTCTCTTCTTTCTCATAATATACTCAGATTCTCCTTCAATTATCGCATCTCTAATCTCACCTACAACCTCGTAACCTAGAGATCTATAGAATCTGATCGCATTATAGTTAAATGATGATACTAACAGAAACACATTATCTCTATATCTGAAGATCGTCTCCTCGGCGAATCTCACGAGACTTGAGCCTACTCCCAAACCTCTGAATCTCGGTGATACTGCAAGAGCTCTGATATATCCTCCTAAAGGAAATCCTTCGAAGATCCTGAATAATATAAAACCAGCTATATCTTCTCCTACTTCTGCAACCACTGCTCTACCCTCTTCAATAGAATCTATTACAATATCAAAGCATACATCCTTTGTATACCCAAGCACTGTATAAGGTTCTGTGCCAAGCATTATATCACAGATCTTCTTAATATCGATAATATCTGCATATCTCAATGTTATAATTCTATCATTCATATAATAAGATCTCACAATACACGCCTCCATAATCTATTGATAACCTATGGTTAAAAGAAAGTATTACGTAACACTATCTCGTGACATATCTAGCATTATATAGTGATCGGAGGTTGAATAGTTAGGTCTAATGATTTAAAGAGAAATAATAGTGCTCTTCCATCCTAGGGTGTAGAGCCTTCACA
It includes:
- a CDS encoding SIS domain-containing protein, encoding MSWSYVSQYRDKLVEVIDRILNEERENLERASEEIARAIIREKMIYVLGTGHSMLIAIEMFHRAGGLARVYPILDPSLGVFGGALKSSDIEKLSGYADVLVKYYPLSEGDILMVISNSGKNAVPVEASVLARERGCRVIGITSVEYSRKLKPSNRYGKKLYEVADIVIDNKVPEGDAVIEVKELRGRRIAPISTIVNAFIAHVIEIMTVERLIEEGYEPEIWVSVNIPGGNEINKSLVEKYFTRIKHL
- a CDS encoding GNAT family N-acetyltransferase — translated: MRSYYMNDRIITLRYADIIDIKKICDIMLGTEPYTVLGYTKDVCFDIVIDSIEEGRAVVAEVGEDIAGFILFRIFEGFPLGGYIRALAVSPRFRGLGVGSSLVRFAEETIFRYRDNVFLLVSSFNYNAIRFYRSLGYEVVGEIRDAIIEGESEYIMRKKRRTYTGRGS